The Priestia megaterium NBRC 15308 = ATCC 14581 region AGCCTGGCAGCGTAAACTGATTTTGTTGATTTGCTATTAACAGCTTGCTTACAATCAGCTTTGTTGTGCTTGTTCCGATATCTAAACCTATGCTCGTTATCCATTTCTGTAGCATGCTATCAATCCCTTATCTCGTTTGAATATGGTGATTATCATAAAACAGTTTTTTGAATATTTCACTAACTATGTTATCAAACCTGACACACTTTTGTGTAAACAAAGGTGACAAATGACAAAAAAGACTAAATCTTGGTAGATTTAGTCTTTTTGCTTATGATGAGTGTGATTTAGTTACAATCATTCTTGATGCGGATGGAATTAACAGTGAAAGGATAACTAGACATGATAGCAACGACCCAATCATCGAAATCCCGTTCATCGAGAAAGAATACCATAGGACAGGCATTCCTTTTGGTGCAGCAAATCCCCAAAATATTAAGCCTGCAATGAAATGGCAAAAATAACGAGCGAAACTTCCTATAATTAAAGATAAAATAATAAAAAAGAAAGCTTTTGATCTTTGATTATTAGCTAAGTATCCTTTAATAGAACTAGAGAAAATCCCGCCAAATCCAATAAAGGTAACAGCGATAACATACTCTATAAAAGCTTGCAATGGGGTTAAAATATATGCATTTCCTAAAGCTAATTGCAATATTCCCCATAAAAATCCGGATAAAGCTCCTCCTTTGACTCCCCATCGAAAGCACATAATAAAAATAGGAACCATAGAGAACGAAATGCTTACGCCTATTGCAATTTTTATAGAAGGTAAAAGATCAATTAAAAAAGCCAATGCTGCAAAAATAGCTATTTCAATTTTAGCCTGTAAAGGTAATGCTTTATTCACGTTTCTCACTCCTGTTTTTGAATCATTCATATCAAACGGTTTACACAGGAGTAAGCAAATATATGCTACTATTCCCACATTCCTGCGCTAGCGTTAACTAACAGGTTCGAAGGGTCTGAACAATTTGTTCACTCTCAGCACGGCGGCTCCCCCTGTGGTACGTTCGGATATTTATGTAGTATTATGACAACATTCATTATACCATATGTAACAAAATAGATTCGAGAGATTTCAAAGATGTTTCTATTTTCTGAATCTATTTTTTATAATGACAATCGTTTTAGTATTTGGTATACTTCTTTTATGTCAATTGAATATAAAAAACCCTCATCCTAATCGATGAGGTAGAGGTCGCAGTTTTTAATAGTAAAGTAACGGAAATGCAGAGAACATTGAGGATGTTGCTTGAAAGGAAAAATTGCCGAAGTTTAGATCACTTCTCGGTTGATTTAAGCTGGGGCTGTCTCCGAACAGGAACAGAACTGTCACATCATGCGAGTGATGTGAAGAGCTATCTTCACGGAAGGTTGACGCGGTTTTCAGATTTAAAAGCGCGCACATATACTGCGGGCTTTTTTTATGTTATCCCGTCTCTTTCCGTACATTCGAAAGGAGTATTTATCTATGCAAGAGCAACAAGAATTAAAACGTGGGTTGAAATCTCGCCACTTAACGATGATTTCATTAGGAGGAGCCATCGGAACCGGCTTATTCCTAGCAAGTGGTGGAGCAATTCACACAGCAGGACCTGGGGGAGCGCTTTTAGCTTACGCTATCATTGGCGTCATGGTTTACTTTTTGATGACCAGCCTAGCGGAGCTCGCAGCTTATATGCCTGAAGCTGGTTCGTTTAGTACGTATGCATCTCGTTTTGTAGATCCATCCTTTGGTTTCGCTCTCGGATGGAACTATTGGTACAACTGGGCTATTACAATTGCAGCTGAATTATCCGCTGGAGCCCTTATTATGAAATTTTGGTTCCCAAACTCTTCTTCTATTTTATGGAGTGCCCTGTTTTTATTAATTATGTTTGGGCTTAACTACCTTTCTGTAAAAGGATTTGGTGAATCTGAATTTTGGTTTTCGTTAATTAAAGTAGTAACGGTTATCATCTTTTTAGTTATTGGCATTATGATGATTTTTGGTATCTTTAACAATGAAGCACCAGGGTTTAAAAACTTCACGCTTGATGATGGACCCATTCACGGTGGATTCTTTACTGTCTTAGGTATTTTTATGGCTGCTGGTTTTTCATTTCAAGGAACAGAGTTGCTTGGAGTCGCAGCTGGAGAAAGTGAAGATCCGGAAAAAACGGTTCCTCGCGCAGTTAAACAAGTCTTCTGGCGCATCTTGTTATTTTATATTTTAGCTATTTTTGTTATTGGGATGCTTATTCCATACACAGCCGATTCATTAGCAAGTGATGATGTGCGAGTAAGTCCATTTACTTTAATATTCGAACGAGCAGGTCTGGCGTTTGCAGCATCAGCTATCAATGCCGTTATTTTAACAGCCGTTTTATCTGCTGGTAACTCAGGTATGTATGCTTCTACGCGTATGCTGTGGAACTTAGCGAAAGATGGAAAAGCACCAAGGTTCTTAGCAAAAGTAAATAAACGAGGCGTTCCGGTGAATGCTTTAATTGCAACGGCACTTGTCGGTACACTTGCATTTGGTGCTTCATTTTTTGGAGACGGTGCGGTATACACGTGGTTACTTAACGCTTCTGGTATGTCTGGTTTTATTGCTTGGTTAGGAATTGCCATCAGCCACTATCGTTTTAGAAGAGCATTTGTTGCCCAAGGTCATGATTTGAGTGAACTTCCATATCATGCAAAACTTTTCCCTTTTGGTCCTATCTTTGCCTTTATTTTATGTGCTGTTGTTATTTTAGGTCAAAACTATTCGGCGTTTATGGGTGATTCGATTGACTGGTACGGTGTACTTGTTTCTTATATCGGACTTCCTTTATTCTTAATTGTTTGGTTAGGATACAAATGGACGAAAAAGTCAAAACTTATTCCGTTAAAAGAATGCCAAGTAACAGTGAAAAAATACGAATAAAAAAAGCTCTCTATTCTTTTGAATAGAGAGCTTTTTTTATATGATCTGATCAGCAAAATGAAGAGATATATAGGCGGGCTGATTTTTCATAACAAGCATATAACCTTTGAGGGGACGATTACAGTAATCAGCAGCTTCTATATAATAAATACGCTGAACTAACCTGCTTAAATGGGTTACAAAAGATGGAAATTGATGAGTAGGAATGTTTTGGATGTAGTCTATGATTTCTTGCTTAGTTTGAAGGCCCGAATGGGTACATTCTAACAGATGAAAAAGCGGATCTGCTGCTATAGTAGATAGTTCAGAATTGTGTTTGATTCTATTCAGCTGGATATGCAGTTCTTTTTTGGACCATCTTTTTGGAATAGCTCTTATATGCTGATATTGAAAATGTGTATTCATGATAGCTAACACCTTTCGTATTAAAATAATAAAATGACTTATTATTTTAATAACCTTTACACATTAAACTAAAACGTTACAATGTGTAAAGGTGTCATACATCTTATAAAATAAGCTGATAAAAAAGCACATCTTGCCACTGATCGAATTTCCAGCCTACTTCTTTAAATTCTCCGCAAAATGTAAAATTAAATTGCTTATGCATTTTGACACTGATATCATTCCCTTTTGTAATTCCTGAAATGACAACGTGATGGTTGAGTTCTTTAGCCAATTCCAAAATCCGCTTCATAAGCTGTTTTCCAATGCCATGCCCCTGTTGATTTTTATCAATATAAATCGATAGCTCTACCGTTTGAATATACGCTTCTTTATCTCGATAAGAAGAAAGCGAAGCATAGCCCGCTACTACCCCGTCTCTTTCCGCAACAATAAGCGGAAAGAGTTCATTGCTAATATGATTATCAAACCAGCTCCTTCTTTGCTCTACTGTTACAGGCGTTAAATCAAAAGTAGCGGCACTTGCTTGAACAGACTGGTTATAAATTTCAACAAGCATAGGTAAATCTTCTTCTTTAGCATAACGAATGATCATATGTACAAACTCCTTATAGTATAGAATTATCTTTATTTTACTTCTTTTAAGAAACATAATCTACATAAAAAACCGATGTGCGCATGCACATCAGTTATGATTTTGAGCATATTGAAAGGTTTGAAGAACTTGAAGTGTCTCTTTTGTAGAAACGACCGTTGCAAACTCCCCATGTAAAGAAGACAATGCGAATGTATGTACATCTTCTGCAGGAAGCCTTGTTTTTCCATCGTAGGACATACCATCAAAGCAAGCTGTTGCATCGTTTACAATGTACGTCCTGTACCCTAGATTTCCAGCCATGCGGGCAGTCGTAGAGACGCAGTGATTAGTAGTTAGTCCTATTAAGATAAGCGTATCATAGCCATTTGCTTTTAAATAACTGTCTAGCTCTGTTCCAATGAAGCAGCTGTTCACGTGTTTGCGAATTAAGTATTCGTCTTCTTGTGGACCAAACCCTTCTTTGAACTGAAATCCCTTCGAACTTGGGTGTAAAGGAGAATCTGGATTTTCCGATGCATGCTGTACGTGAATGACAGGATAATTTTGGCGCCTCCATGCTTGCAGTAGCGTCAGCATATGTTTTTCTGCATCTAGGTTGTTTCTTTCCCCCCACTGTGGTGAATAAAACCCTTCTTGTACATCGATAAGCAGCAGAACTGGCCGGGAACGTAGCATAAGCATCATCTTCTTTCGTCTTTATTTTAAAATGGAAATAACGTATGTGCACCCATCAGGACCGGCTTTTGAGGAATGAACCGTTTGTTTCGGTAAATGTATTCGATCTCCTGCCTGACATAGAACCGTATCATGTTCAACTGTAAAGTAAATAGATCCTTCAAGTATATGAAGAATTTCATCAGTTGGATGGGTATGAGATGGGTGCGTTTGAAAAGCAATATCGTGCTGTACTTCAACGTATCCGGTATACGCCGGAAGCAGCTCTTTAATTACTTCTTCAAACTTTCCGCCAACTCCTTTTTTAATAGAGGCTTTTTTTACGTCCATGCTGTTCACTCCTTTTTAATTTAAACGGACACTGTCCGGTAGTATAGTTGTTATCATCATGTAAAAAATATTGCTTCCACTCTCGGTTTTCCTGCTGTCCATACCATCCTAACTCAGGGTGAGCAGATACGTCATCATATGTTTTTAACCGATCGCGGACCACCTTTTGGATGTGCCGCCCTATTTTTGAATCTCCTGTCATACCTTCAAACACCCACCGAGGTTGAAATGTAATCATAAATCCTCTGCTCTTACGGCTTTTACGTAAAGAATGAGCAGGCGTATTACAGACGACAAAAATAGGTTCTCCGTGAAAGCAAAATTCCCATAATGGATCTTTTGGATCTTTTGGAATGTCCTGCGGCCATT contains the following coding sequences:
- the thiT gene encoding energy-coupled thiamine transporter ThiT, whose amino-acid sequence is MNDSKTGVRNVNKALPLQAKIEIAIFAALAFLIDLLPSIKIAIGVSISFSMVPIFIMCFRWGVKGGALSGFLWGILQLALGNAYILTPLQAFIEYVIAVTFIGFGGIFSSSIKGYLANNQRSKAFFFIILSLIIGSFARYFCHFIAGLIFWGFAAPKGMPVLWYSFSMNGISMIGSLLSCLVILSLLIPSASRMIVTKSHSS
- a CDS encoding amino acid permease, whose translation is MQEQQELKRGLKSRHLTMISLGGAIGTGLFLASGGAIHTAGPGGALLAYAIIGVMVYFLMTSLAELAAYMPEAGSFSTYASRFVDPSFGFALGWNYWYNWAITIAAELSAGALIMKFWFPNSSSILWSALFLLIMFGLNYLSVKGFGESEFWFSLIKVVTVIIFLVIGIMMIFGIFNNEAPGFKNFTLDDGPIHGGFFTVLGIFMAAGFSFQGTELLGVAAGESEDPEKTVPRAVKQVFWRILLFYILAIFVIGMLIPYTADSLASDDVRVSPFTLIFERAGLAFAASAINAVILTAVLSAGNSGMYASTRMLWNLAKDGKAPRFLAKVNKRGVPVNALIATALVGTLAFGASFFGDGAVYTWLLNASGMSGFIAWLGIAISHYRFRRAFVAQGHDLSELPYHAKLFPFGPIFAFILCAVVILGQNYSAFMGDSIDWYGVLVSYIGLPLFLIVWLGYKWTKKSKLIPLKECQVTVKKYE
- a CDS encoding GNAT family N-acetyltransferase, yielding MIIRYAKEEDLPMLVEIYNQSVQASAATFDLTPVTVEQRRSWFDNHISNELFPLIVAERDGVVAGYASLSSYRDKEAYIQTVELSIYIDKNQQGHGIGKQLMKRILELAKELNHHVVISGITKGNDISVKMHKQFNFTFCGEFKEVGWKFDQWQDVLFYQLIL
- a CDS encoding cysteine hydrolase family protein is translated as MLRSRPVLLLIDVQEGFYSPQWGERNNLDAEKHMLTLLQAWRRQNYPVIHVQHASENPDSPLHPSSKGFQFKEGFGPQEDEYLIRKHVNSCFIGTELDSYLKANGYDTLILIGLTTNHCVSTTARMAGNLGYRTYIVNDATACFDGMSYDGKTRLPAEDVHTFALSSLHGEFATVVSTKETLQVLQTFQYAQNHN
- a CDS encoding cupin domain-containing protein; translation: MDVKKASIKKGVGGKFEEVIKELLPAYTGYVEVQHDIAFQTHPSHTHPTDEILHILEGSIYFTVEHDTVLCQAGDRIHLPKQTVHSSKAGPDGCTYVISILK
- a CDS encoding YqcI/YcgG family protein gives rise to the protein MASKMLFRANEILESTHVPFWGKDAFQYFRSDILSEENPFPCILGVEGFKKDLLRFSFVTTPYNYQDIRNVALALREYIDTFKTIGRYTSFVLFFKPEHKERSMEEYETMFWDTLTFLHQIDQKKWPQDIPKDPKDPLWEFCFHGEPIFVVCNTPAHSLRKSRKSRGFMITFQPRWVFEGMTGDSKIGRHIQKVVRDRLKTYDDVSAHPELGWYGQQENREWKQYFLHDDNNYTTGQCPFKLKRSEQHGRKKSLY